The region CACGATCTTAACTAAGCTGATCAGCATGCTCATCACTGGAACATCAACGTTTTTACCCGCTAATACTTCCACCAGCAGCGGTGTGATCACCACACCAAGAAGCGTTGAAATCGCAGTCATAGTAATTGATAAAGCCACATCCCCTTTAGCAAGGTAACACATGACATTAGAAGAGGTGCCGCCTGCAACGCTCCCAACCAAAACCATACCTATCGTTAACACGGGATCAAATTGCAGAACATAACTAACTAACAGAGCGGTCAAAGGCATCACAGAAAATTGCAGCACTAGCCCAACGCCAATCGCTTTTTTGTTTTTAACCACATTTAAAAAGTCTTGCGGCCTTAGTGTTAATCCCATTGCCAACATGATGACAGTTAACAAAGGAACGATAGAGGAACTGAGCCCAGTGAATAACGAGGGTTGAAAGAACGCCAAAAGAGAAAAGATAACTGCCCACAAAGGGAACAGATTGGTGATGGTACGTAGCATGATACATTCCTGTACATCGCACAGGGCAGGAAGGCCTCATTGTTCCTTTGAGGTTATTATTCATGAGTGCTTCCTGCACGCGATTGTGTGTTGTGTTTAAAATTAAAAGTACAAATCAAACGGTTGATTTGGTGCATTAGCGTGCACGAAACTTCTCGGTCAAGACAGCTAACCTAACGCTTTTAACACAATTTTCACACCTCTTTT is a window of Vibrio porteresiae DSM 19223 DNA encoding:
- a CDS encoding bile acid:sodium symporter family protein, with product MLRTITNLFPLWAVIFSLLAFFQPSLFTGLSSSIVPLLTVIMLAMGLTLRPQDFLNVVKNKKAIGVGLVLQFSVMPLTALLVSYVLQFDPVLTIGMVLVGSVAGGTSSNVMCYLAKGDVALSITMTAISTLLGVVITPLLVEVLAGKNVDVPVMSMLISLVKIVLVPVALGVLVNAFLHSFTEKLEPVLPLISMAAIVSIIAIVVALNAHQLTQIGPIVALAVVMHNSIGLTLGYWICRLVGFEDKTCRTVAFEVGLQNSGLATALAMKFFTPAAAVAGTLFSVWHNLSGSLLAGYWAKRPLEAESHLDAQQVKVN